TCCTGCCAATTCAATCTGTGATTAGTCAATCAGTTTGGCGCTTACCTTACTGCAAATACCAGGCTGGCCAGTATTGCAGTCAATCTCTGGATTCCATCTGACGTGTGGCATCCACCATCCTGCCAATTCAATCTGTGATTAGTCAATCAGTTTGGCGCTTACCTTACTGCAAATACCAGGCTGGCCAGTATTGCAGTCAATCTCTGGATTCCATCTGACGTGTGGCATCCACCATCCTGCCAATTCAATCTGTGATTAGTCAATCAGTTTGGCGCTTACCTTACTGCAAATACCAGGCTGGCCAGTATTGCAGTCAATCTCTGGATTCCATCTGACGTGTGGCATCCACCACCCTGCCAATTCTATCTGTGATGAGTCAATTAGTTTGGAGCTTACCTTACTGCAAATACCAGGCTGGCCAGTATTGCAGTCAATCTCTGGATTCCATCTGACGTGTGGCATCCACCATCCTGCCAATTCAATCTGTGATGAGTCAATCAGTTTGGCGCTTACCTTACTGCAAATACCAGGCTGGCCAGTATTGCAGTCAATTTCTGGATTCCATCTGACGTGTGGCATCCACCATCCTGCCAATTCAATCTGTGATTAGTCAATCAGTTTGGAGCTTACCTTACTGCAAATACCAGGCTGGCCAGTATTGCAGTCAATCTCTGGATTCCATCTGACGTGTGGCATCCACCATCCTGCCAATTCTATCTGTGATGAGTCAATCAGTTTGGCGCTTACCTTACTGCAAATACCAGGCTGGCCAGTATTGCAGTCAATCTCTGGATTCCATCTGACGTGTGGCATCCACCACCCTGCCAATTCTATCTGTGATGAGTCAATCAGTTTAGAGCTGACTAGGTTTAGATCATCATGCACATCATCTCCAAGAAGAATTTTGTCCTCAATCTCAGTTTTATCTTCTACATCAGGAAATTCAAAAAGATAatctctgtaaaaaaaaaaagagtaaaaatgacaaaaatgagaGTGTTCCAAAAGAGATTGACATCATAATCAATCAAAAGAGCAAAAGAAAGAACAATGGGAGTTCTCATGTTTAATCTTGTTTCTACATgatgtaggtatcctaggtgaattcaaatttgccatcaaattgcatcgttttatatatcaaattaaagcccttgagtaaactaagccaaaactgaaaacctttttttcatagcactttccgtagcaaagttacatcttgtcaaagattgactttcatcaaaaagattcagctagcaaaattccccaaaacggcatttcggggtgtttctagatcttagtctcatggcgatggcagcttttttaatggaactgctatcaaaatcctctaaaattccatgtgcgacttgattatcaccataaaaaatcatatatttgggtcaagtgaagtatagaaaacatatttatgtaggtttccttcacccacctattctcgaaaaaaattcaaatttctatgtaaatatgcattgtgttgcggccccggtctcggcgaattcgctgactagtaaatgtgttaactaaggtttgcctaggttacctactaCATGTATCCAATTGTGATGCTACCCCTGGGTTTGTTATGAATGGCTTTTACTTTCTGATCCTGGCAATGAAAATGGTAATATTACCAGTTAAAGTTTATATTGTACCACTACAAAGTCAATAATGGTACAATTGAAACATGTGTCATGCATGCATGGCTGCCGAATTCTGAACCTCTTTGTGCAAAACGGTGAGTGACAGTAAATAGCTTTGGTATTCACTTACCTGTCATCTGGATCATCCTCTAAATAGATTGTCACATACGCACATGTTACAACTAATGAAATGAAAGACCCTGAGAACAAAAACCACACAAAAGACGTAATATTCAAGCGAATATTTCGCCTCCGAGACGCTCTCCTAAAAATCATCACGGGCGCTGACATCAGATGCGATTCCTCTTCATCAAAACCGGTGCACCACTTGAAACCAGAAAACCATCATAGTTCATGAGTTCGTAAATTGATACTGCACTGCTCGGtgtcccagacaaacaagtactaatttagggagcgatcgttatttatggcagggggaatgggtaaatttaggggggaacgcgaaaaatttttgtggtcttgagggggaacctgaaatttttagttgaaccaggaggggggattgttaaatttgaaatggagaaaattgggaaaacaagggggaacgcgaaaattttgagcggacgcgagggggggaacgcgaaattttttgtcgatatttttgccaaaacacccattcccccctgccgtaaataacgatcggtcccttaatgTATATGGTCTTGGTGGAGCACCCATATAAACAAAAGTTAACAAGAATTATAAAAGATGATACTGAAAGTGTTTACAAAAGTTAACAAaggtcaactttttcaaaatcagcccccccccaaccaaatcctggttacgggcctgtgtAAAAGTATAAGatctccttaagggatctggaatgagcgttttgagcgtttcgacagtatttttgtgggacatgagagcacatcagacatatcgaattgcattctgaatacgaagaatgtctttctgatatcaaataattttaatttttgaaattcacgataggcctataggcctaatacaaattttatgacaaattattaaaatttgatatttttcacattttcgatatataacagtcctcgaagtaaattttataaatctaatgatatattcttaaagtgtatgtagctgggaggaaaagccgacgatcaattgaaaattttgacctttcatattgaagatatggatttttttcccaaagagacctaatttttttgtgtttttttttaaaaagttcatatcttcaatacgaaaggtcaaaatttccaattaatcttcggcttttcatcccacctacatacactttaagtataaatcatcagatttataaagtttacttcgagtagcctactgttaaatatctaaaatattaatttttaatcatttgccataaaatgtgtattacactgcgaatttcaaaaaatcaaaattatttgatatcaaggacattcttcgtattcagaatgcaattcgatatgtctgatgtgctctaatgtcccacaataaatactgtccaaacgttcatacaccagcccttaataaatgtcaaataattagggagtgttcataaataggcctactttggtgtggggggggggttggaaaagttggaaccttggacgtcaaaaaattttgatccccctaaaaagggtggatttttttgatCCGCCCTTTTATGGTCTAcaattttttgaccccccccttcatgtcctaaaaaagaatatacatcattaacagtggcattactggcatagatttctttttgacataggttggagaaaatttctgcTGGTTTTGGTAGCCTTGAGGTGATTGGTAGATTGGTCTTAGTTTAATTATTCTATGGCAGTGAAAGTCAAGGAGTGAGTGCGTGGCGCATTGgcagggtacttgcctttagtgtatgaggtcccgggttcaattcccgacggtggcgatttgctgggatattgacttggaaaaagtcTGAAactaattggcaacttctgtagattaaattcagacttccgctctccccatggttcatttagaattgggtaaatgaatcatgaaagtactccgacattcggaggggacgttataagccgtcggtcccgtgtgcagagagccatacctgtacctgcattgatgtacatgtatttcgcagccaatTTCGAAAAGTGTAGGGTGTTAACCTCTTactgttcccaatccgtcccggtgttcaatggaccccaatggaaataagcttcaaaagaggctttcttgggttatccagggttgtcaaaatccggtcaatccttcatgtaattatttcgtgtaatctaatcctaactctaaccctaaccctaaccctaatcataatcataaccctaatcctaaccctaaactaaccctaaccttaaccctaaccctaatttcgtgtaaaattacatgaaggaataacccaaaatccgaacaaatcaaatgaaatcaataagtccagtgaatccagcaccttttgctgacaaaataagttaatggtacaaatgcgcgcgaagcgcaaaaaattggcactttttattttaaaatgaccaaatatggggttaattttggttagaaacccataggcctataatacaggcgtcaacacattatgcagtcatgtctacagcagaattcaccacgacctttggaggacttaaaccccattacaccAACTTGAAGATAAACCTCattcaaaacagctcaactatgttaaatcagggatgtgtctcatattcCTGGATAAATCCATAAATATATGTTTCTGATTTTACCTGTCCGATAtcgcaatgtgctgtgatgaaataggtattataatttcagttggatgcaccattacaaagcaaacgcacatttacaatactgagcgtggccttaGCTTTGTTTCCGAACTGAgaacaaaagtctgcatattgttatccagccatgttgatggtacaactcatgtcaaacttgtcacattattttattgtgatcgtatcacacaagtaaatgagaaacatgtcgttttagacttaacacggtttggaaaaaggtttttttagctccctatcgggcagtcagaactccatatttgggagggctcgacaacaatcttcccaaaatcgcattttaatcatttttagatgaccatagagggaaagaatttaagtttttttacagcttctatggcgaaaattgatcaaaccgatcacacgatggtgctcgccgaggctcgaagttggagctatctcgagtcagctgttgagcacaatttgccattaaaattacacgtccgactgttatgaaaattttggaagactctcttcggaaaaacagctggacaacagctttcccgtgacattttttacttaaaattgtagtatgttaaggatgaacattataattcacatgtgagcctctatggctattattgggtgaagggttttccctccagcccactaactagtctattgcTTATACCtaaagtacagtgagtgagctaaaggtcaatcatcaattggagcgctgtgtgtgcactgaataggaaaaacggacagtaactgcaagcTACTGCATAATGATTGTGTGGATTGGGGGGATGATtcatgattgtatggaccatcctcctaacaatatattgggggagggggatccccatccccccgggatctacccctatggtcattaactcattagctaaaaattaccgtttggagttattactcattggagtcatagtgttacacccaaattgtaaagtgcgcacattttgttgatttgtagcttgagattacaactTAACATTCATGATCGcgcaaaatttttggaatgtacatgccttctcgcggaagtacattttaccccggaattttaccctcaaattttttgacccccccattaAGAACTGAATTAGAGGTGCTTTCTTTTCTGAAAATAATGTATAGTTATTAATTTCTTGGTAAGTAGAGCCTGTGTAAAAAGTAGAGAGTTCCTCTTTTTCTCTATTATCATTAGCGATTTCTCCAATTGACgataatataaatttaaaagtaggcctagtctggatttctttcatttcttGCAGATCATGTCACAGAAATTTAGAAAAATCTCTATTTCGATGATTGCTCAATAAATAAAGAggtcttttatatttttttatttttctggtaTAGGTaagcccctctaatgatcacagaacCTTTCAGAAGTGTTTCTTATATATTAGAAAGGCTGTAGAAAGCGTTTTACCTTCCTACACACCTTTcttaaaaaattatgacggaatttttaaaaataaaaataaatttgaagcggcctcaaaaaaagGAAACAGGGGGggcgagaaacatgttttattttttactaggCCTAATAGCACAGCGTTAGGCCGAATGCATTTTTAACGCGCGAAAACGCATGTTAGGAAAGTTTTTGGGTATATTTTAATTTCAGGAAAGTACCGTACGTAAGTCCTGTTCAGAAGCTTTAAACGTAAGTCCTGTTCAGAAGCTTTAATCCCTGAAGGAAAGTCTTTCAGTATAATCGTCCAGGGTGCCatagtggaacaggaaaaaatatATGGCACTTGATTCATATGATTTATCTTAAATGATTAAGGGGTGGTTCTAGATGCCAGATGCCAGGTGGGTAGGGgtaaaaaaaataccattttttaaatgtttttgtcataacacGATTTTCCACTTAAGTAGCATTTATTTGTACCGTACCGTGGGCGTGTCTGTTGTCAGGTCGATGACAGAATAGACACAACCTTGactaataatacaaaatattgtgACGTAACATTCCGTATTGCTTAAAGcaatatagagggtatgcaatacgacgtcactcgacagagtcatcctcattaaaataaaattctgacatccataaggtaccacgggccaattcgcatgataatatatacaatacaacaggtatacattttgctgttgtgtcagttgagcaactgcttggttactggggTGTGtctagagtattgaagtaatcctatgTGTGATTTTGGTTCACTTTGATGGACaggaagtttctttttgagcccagtttacatTGCATACATAATGAGGAGTTCCTTATGTCGCAAAAACAGTCTAAATTCTCGCGTCgcggaaaaaaaaattgatgttccAACTGAGTCCAGGTATATCCATTCTTTTTCCTACATTGACTAgactaatagaggttatccactttactcatgtgtgtcgtgttgtgtgacttctaacaaaaggcgctggttcccgtagtattcctcattcaaaccaattcaaagcACGCGACCTAGGAGTtccctgcatgactttggcgggttattttgaaaTCACATGCATATAACAAGGTATAACAGTCGCTGATAGGagtgcagcttatagaacacggataacctctatacataATGCTGACGTTGGTTATAACCATGGACCATACACATCATCACGTTTTCTTGGGTCAGAGTTTCTATCCTCTTTCATTGGAATATACTCCACATGTGTTTGGCAGTGAAATTTAAGTCTCTTTAAAAGCTCTTCAAAAACGTCCTGATGGTCGGCTAGCACATTGGATTGTTCATAAGGGTCATCGTGGATATTGAACAACGAGACTGCATGCTCGTTTCTTAAGTAGGCATCTTTTGATTGTAAATTCAGTTGCCCTGTATAGtgtgaaaaggaaagaaaatagagCATTAGTATTATAATTTATTAAAGacgaattaagggatctaaaatgagcgttttgagcgtttcgacagtattttttgtgggacttgagagcacctcagacgtatcgaattgcattctgaatacgaagcatgtctttctgatatcaaataattttcattttttttgaaattcacgatataatacaaatttttgacaaattattaaaatttgatattttttcaaatttttgataggccctatataacagtcctcgaaataaattttataaatctaatgatatattcttaaagtgtatgtagctgggaggaaaagccgacgatcaattgaaaatgttgaccttttattttggtgttttgggaaaaaaatccatatcttcaatacgaaaggtcaaaattttcaattgatcgtcggcttttca
Above is a window of Amphiura filiformis chromosome 20, Afil_fr2py, whole genome shotgun sequence DNA encoding:
- the LOC140142238 gene encoding uncharacterized protein, encoding MSAPVMIFRRASRRRNIRLNITSFVWFLFSGSFISLVVTCAYVTIYLEDDPDDRDYLFEFPDVEDKTEIEDKILLGDDVHDDLNLVSSKLIDSSQIELAGWWMPHVRWNPEIDCNTGQPGICSKVSAKLIDSSQIELAGWWMPHVRWNPEIDCNTGQPGICSKVSSKLID